One genomic segment of Capricornis sumatraensis isolate serow.1 chromosome X, serow.2, whole genome shotgun sequence includes these proteins:
- the DDX3X gene encoding ATP-dependent RNA helicase DDX3X isoform X2, translated as MSHVAVENALGLDQQFAGLDLNSSDNQSGGSTASKGRYIPPHLRNREATKGFYDKDSSGWSSSKDKDAYSSFGSRSDSRGKSSFFSDRGSGSRGRFDDRGRGDYDGIGGRGDRGGFGKYERGNSRWCDKSDEDDWSKPLPPSERLEQELFSGGNTGINFEKYDDIPVEATGNNCPPHIESFSDVEMGEIIMGNIELTRYTRPTPVQKHAIPIIKEKRDLMACAQTGSGKTAAFLLPILSQIYSDGPGEALRAMKENGRYGRRKQYPISLVLAPTRELAVQIYEEARKFSYRSRVRPCVVYGGADIGQQIRDLERGCHLLVATPGRLVDMMERGKIGLDFCKYLVLDEADRMLDMGFEPQIRRIVEQDTMPPKGVRHTMMFSATFPKEIQMLARDFLDEYIFLAVGRVGSTSENITQKVVWVEESDKRSFLLDLLNATGKDSLTLVFVETKKGADSLEDFLYHEGYACTSIHGDRSQRDREEALHQFRSGKSPILVATAVAARGLDISNVKHVINFDLPSDIEEYVHRIGRTGRVGNLGLATSFFNERNINITKDLLDLLVEAKQEVPSWLENMAYEHHYKGSSRGRSKSRFSGGFGARDYRQSSGGSSSSFSSSRASSSRSGGGGHGSSRGFGGGGYGGFYNSDGYGGNYNSQGVDWWGN; from the exons AAGGGCGCTATATTCCTCCTCACTTAAGGAACAGAGAAGCTACTAAAG gattctATGATAAAGACAGTTCAGGGTGGAGTTCTAGTAAAGATAAGGATGCATACAGCAGTTTTGGTTCCCGCAGTGATTCAAGAGGAAAGTCTAGTTTCTTCAGTGATCGTGGAAGTGGATCAAGGGGAAG GTTTGATGATCGTGGACGAGGTGACTATGACGGCATTGGCGGCCGTGGTGACAGAGGTGGTTTTGGCAAATATGAACGTGGAAATAGTCGCTGGTGTGACAAATCAGATGAAGATGATTGGTCAAAACCACTCCCACCAAGTGAACGCTTGGAACA AGAACTCTTTTCTGGAGGCAACACTGGGATTAACTTTGAAAAATATGATGACATTCCAGTTGAGGCAACAGGCAACAACTGTCCTCCACACATTGAAAGT TTCAGTGATGTTGAGATGGGAGAAATTATTATGGGAAACATTGAGCTTACTCGTTACACTCGCCCAACTCCAGTGCAAAAGCATGCTATTCCTATTATCAAAGAGAAGAGAGACTTGATGGCCTGTGCCCAAACAG GGTCTGGAAAAACTGCAGCATTTCTCTTGCCCATCTTGAGTCAGATTTATTCTGATGGTCCCGGCGAGGCTCTGAGGGCCATGAAG GAAAATGGAAGATACGGGCGCCGCAAACAATACCCAATCTCTTTGGTGTTAGCACCAACTAGAGAATTGGCTGTACAGATCTATGAGGAAGCCAGGAAA ttttcatACCGATCTAGAGTTCGTCCTTGCGTGGTTTATGGTGGTGCTGATATTGGTCAGCAAATTCGAGACTTGGAACGTGGATGCCATTTGTTAGTTGCGACTCCAGGACGTCTAGTGGATATGatggaaagaggaaaaattgGATTAGACTTCTGCAa GTACTTGGTGTTAGATGAAGCCGATCGGATGTTGGATATGGGGTTTGAACCTCAGATACGTAGAATCGTTGAACAAGATACTATGCCACCAAAGGGAGTTCGCCACACTATGATGTTTAGTGCTACTTTCCCTAAGGAAATACAG atgctTGCTCGTGACTTCTTGGATGAGTATATCTTTTTGGCCGTAGGAAGAGTTGGCTCTACCTCTGAGAACATAACACAGAAAGTAGTTTgggttgaagagtcagacaaacGGTCATTTCTGCTTGATCTTCTAAATGCAACAG GCAAAGATTCACTGACCTTAGTGTTTGTGGAGACCAAAAAGGGTGCGGATTCTCTGGAGGATTTCTTATACCATGAAGGATATGCTTGTACCAGTATCCATGGAGACCGATCTCAGAGAGATAGAGAAGAGGCCCTTCACCAGTTCCGCTCAGGAAAAAGCCCAATTCTCGTGGCTACAGCA gTAGCAGCAAGAGGACTGGACATATCAAATGTGAAACATGTTATCAATTTTGACTTGCCAAGTGATATTGAAGAATATGTACATCGCATTGGCCGTACAGGACGTGTAGGAAACCTTG GCCTTGCCACCTCATTCTTTAATGAGAGGAACATAAATATTACCAAGGATTTGTTGGATCTTCTTGTTGAAGCTAAACAGGAAGTGCCATCTTGGTTAGAAAACATGGCTTATGAACACCACTACAAGGGTAGCAGTCGTGGACGATCCAAAAG TAGATTCAGTGGAGGATTTGGTGCCAGAGACTATCGACAGAGTAGTGGTGGCAGcagttccagcttcagcagcagCCGCGCCAGCAGCAGCCGCAGTGGTGGAGGCGGCCATGGAAGCAGCAGAGGGTTTGGTGGAG GTGGCTATGGAGGCTTTTACAACAGTGATGGATATGGAGGAAATTATAACTCCCAGGGGGTTGACTGGTGGGGTAACTGA
- the DDX3X gene encoding ATP-dependent RNA helicase DDX3X isoform X1: MSHVAVENALGLDQQFAGLDLNSSDNQSGGSTASKGRYIPPHLRNREATKGFYDKDSSGWSSSKDKDAYSSFGSRSDSRGKSSFFSDRGSGSRGRFDDRGRGDYDGIGGRGDRGGFGKYERGNSRWCDKSDEDDWSKPLPPSERLEQELFSGGNTGINFEKYDDIPVEATGNNCPPHIESFSDVEMGEIIMGNIELTRYTRPTPVQKHAIPIIKEKRDLMACAQTGSGKTAAFLLPILSQIYSDGPGEALRAMKENGRYGRRKQYPISLVLAPTRELAVQIYEEARKFSYRSRVRPCVVYGGADIGQQIRDLERGCHLLVATPGRLVDMMERGKIGLDFCKYLVLDEADRMLDMGFEPQIRRIVEQDTMPPKGVRHTMMFSATFPKEIQMLARDFLDEYIFLAVGRVGSTSENITQKVVWVEESDKRSFLLDLLNATGKDSLTLVFVETKKGADSLEDFLYHEGYACTSIHGDRSQRDREEALHQFRSGKSPILVATAVAARGLDISNVKHVINFDLPSDIEEYVHRIGRTGRVGNLGLATSFFNERNINITKDLLDLLVEAKQEVPSWLENMAYEHHYKGSSRGRSKSSRFSGGFGARDYRQSSGGSSSSFSSSRASSSRSGGGGHGSSRGFGGGGYGGFYNSDGYGGNYNSQGVDWWGN, from the exons AAGGGCGCTATATTCCTCCTCACTTAAGGAACAGAGAAGCTACTAAAG gattctATGATAAAGACAGTTCAGGGTGGAGTTCTAGTAAAGATAAGGATGCATACAGCAGTTTTGGTTCCCGCAGTGATTCAAGAGGAAAGTCTAGTTTCTTCAGTGATCGTGGAAGTGGATCAAGGGGAAG GTTTGATGATCGTGGACGAGGTGACTATGACGGCATTGGCGGCCGTGGTGACAGAGGTGGTTTTGGCAAATATGAACGTGGAAATAGTCGCTGGTGTGACAAATCAGATGAAGATGATTGGTCAAAACCACTCCCACCAAGTGAACGCTTGGAACA AGAACTCTTTTCTGGAGGCAACACTGGGATTAACTTTGAAAAATATGATGACATTCCAGTTGAGGCAACAGGCAACAACTGTCCTCCACACATTGAAAGT TTCAGTGATGTTGAGATGGGAGAAATTATTATGGGAAACATTGAGCTTACTCGTTACACTCGCCCAACTCCAGTGCAAAAGCATGCTATTCCTATTATCAAAGAGAAGAGAGACTTGATGGCCTGTGCCCAAACAG GGTCTGGAAAAACTGCAGCATTTCTCTTGCCCATCTTGAGTCAGATTTATTCTGATGGTCCCGGCGAGGCTCTGAGGGCCATGAAG GAAAATGGAAGATACGGGCGCCGCAAACAATACCCAATCTCTTTGGTGTTAGCACCAACTAGAGAATTGGCTGTACAGATCTATGAGGAAGCCAGGAAA ttttcatACCGATCTAGAGTTCGTCCTTGCGTGGTTTATGGTGGTGCTGATATTGGTCAGCAAATTCGAGACTTGGAACGTGGATGCCATTTGTTAGTTGCGACTCCAGGACGTCTAGTGGATATGatggaaagaggaaaaattgGATTAGACTTCTGCAa GTACTTGGTGTTAGATGAAGCCGATCGGATGTTGGATATGGGGTTTGAACCTCAGATACGTAGAATCGTTGAACAAGATACTATGCCACCAAAGGGAGTTCGCCACACTATGATGTTTAGTGCTACTTTCCCTAAGGAAATACAG atgctTGCTCGTGACTTCTTGGATGAGTATATCTTTTTGGCCGTAGGAAGAGTTGGCTCTACCTCTGAGAACATAACACAGAAAGTAGTTTgggttgaagagtcagacaaacGGTCATTTCTGCTTGATCTTCTAAATGCAACAG GCAAAGATTCACTGACCTTAGTGTTTGTGGAGACCAAAAAGGGTGCGGATTCTCTGGAGGATTTCTTATACCATGAAGGATATGCTTGTACCAGTATCCATGGAGACCGATCTCAGAGAGATAGAGAAGAGGCCCTTCACCAGTTCCGCTCAGGAAAAAGCCCAATTCTCGTGGCTACAGCA gTAGCAGCAAGAGGACTGGACATATCAAATGTGAAACATGTTATCAATTTTGACTTGCCAAGTGATATTGAAGAATATGTACATCGCATTGGCCGTACAGGACGTGTAGGAAACCTTG GCCTTGCCACCTCATTCTTTAATGAGAGGAACATAAATATTACCAAGGATTTGTTGGATCTTCTTGTTGAAGCTAAACAGGAAGTGCCATCTTGGTTAGAAAACATGGCTTATGAACACCACTACAAGGGTAGCAGTCGTGGACGATCCAAAAG TAGTAGATTCAGTGGAGGATTTGGTGCCAGAGACTATCGACAGAGTAGTGGTGGCAGcagttccagcttcagcagcagCCGCGCCAGCAGCAGCCGCAGTGGTGGAGGCGGCCATGGAAGCAGCAGAGGGTTTGGTGGAG GTGGCTATGGAGGCTTTTACAACAGTGATGGATATGGAGGAAATTATAACTCCCAGGGGGTTGACTGGTGGGGTAACTGA
- the DDX3X gene encoding ATP-dependent RNA helicase DDX3X isoform X3 — protein sequence MSHVAVENALGLDQQFAGLDLNSSDNQSGGSTASRRYIPPHLRNREATKGFYDKDSSGWSSSKDKDAYSSFGSRSDSRGKSSFFSDRGSGSRGRFDDRGRGDYDGIGGRGDRGGFGKYERGNSRWCDKSDEDDWSKPLPPSERLEQELFSGGNTGINFEKYDDIPVEATGNNCPPHIESFSDVEMGEIIMGNIELTRYTRPTPVQKHAIPIIKEKRDLMACAQTGSGKTAAFLLPILSQIYSDGPGEALRAMKENGRYGRRKQYPISLVLAPTRELAVQIYEEARKFSYRSRVRPCVVYGGADIGQQIRDLERGCHLLVATPGRLVDMMERGKIGLDFCKYLVLDEADRMLDMGFEPQIRRIVEQDTMPPKGVRHTMMFSATFPKEIQMLARDFLDEYIFLAVGRVGSTSENITQKVVWVEESDKRSFLLDLLNATGKDSLTLVFVETKKGADSLEDFLYHEGYACTSIHGDRSQRDREEALHQFRSGKSPILVATAVAARGLDISNVKHVINFDLPSDIEEYVHRIGRTGRVGNLGLATSFFNERNINITKDLLDLLVEAKQEVPSWLENMAYEHHYKGSSRGRSKSSRFSGGFGARDYRQSSGGSSSSFSSSRASSSRSGGGGHGSSRGFGGGGYGGFYNSDGYGGNYNSQGVDWWGN from the exons GGCGCTATATTCCTCCTCACTTAAGGAACAGAGAAGCTACTAAAG gattctATGATAAAGACAGTTCAGGGTGGAGTTCTAGTAAAGATAAGGATGCATACAGCAGTTTTGGTTCCCGCAGTGATTCAAGAGGAAAGTCTAGTTTCTTCAGTGATCGTGGAAGTGGATCAAGGGGAAG GTTTGATGATCGTGGACGAGGTGACTATGACGGCATTGGCGGCCGTGGTGACAGAGGTGGTTTTGGCAAATATGAACGTGGAAATAGTCGCTGGTGTGACAAATCAGATGAAGATGATTGGTCAAAACCACTCCCACCAAGTGAACGCTTGGAACA AGAACTCTTTTCTGGAGGCAACACTGGGATTAACTTTGAAAAATATGATGACATTCCAGTTGAGGCAACAGGCAACAACTGTCCTCCACACATTGAAAGT TTCAGTGATGTTGAGATGGGAGAAATTATTATGGGAAACATTGAGCTTACTCGTTACACTCGCCCAACTCCAGTGCAAAAGCATGCTATTCCTATTATCAAAGAGAAGAGAGACTTGATGGCCTGTGCCCAAACAG GGTCTGGAAAAACTGCAGCATTTCTCTTGCCCATCTTGAGTCAGATTTATTCTGATGGTCCCGGCGAGGCTCTGAGGGCCATGAAG GAAAATGGAAGATACGGGCGCCGCAAACAATACCCAATCTCTTTGGTGTTAGCACCAACTAGAGAATTGGCTGTACAGATCTATGAGGAAGCCAGGAAA ttttcatACCGATCTAGAGTTCGTCCTTGCGTGGTTTATGGTGGTGCTGATATTGGTCAGCAAATTCGAGACTTGGAACGTGGATGCCATTTGTTAGTTGCGACTCCAGGACGTCTAGTGGATATGatggaaagaggaaaaattgGATTAGACTTCTGCAa GTACTTGGTGTTAGATGAAGCCGATCGGATGTTGGATATGGGGTTTGAACCTCAGATACGTAGAATCGTTGAACAAGATACTATGCCACCAAAGGGAGTTCGCCACACTATGATGTTTAGTGCTACTTTCCCTAAGGAAATACAG atgctTGCTCGTGACTTCTTGGATGAGTATATCTTTTTGGCCGTAGGAAGAGTTGGCTCTACCTCTGAGAACATAACACAGAAAGTAGTTTgggttgaagagtcagacaaacGGTCATTTCTGCTTGATCTTCTAAATGCAACAG GCAAAGATTCACTGACCTTAGTGTTTGTGGAGACCAAAAAGGGTGCGGATTCTCTGGAGGATTTCTTATACCATGAAGGATATGCTTGTACCAGTATCCATGGAGACCGATCTCAGAGAGATAGAGAAGAGGCCCTTCACCAGTTCCGCTCAGGAAAAAGCCCAATTCTCGTGGCTACAGCA gTAGCAGCAAGAGGACTGGACATATCAAATGTGAAACATGTTATCAATTTTGACTTGCCAAGTGATATTGAAGAATATGTACATCGCATTGGCCGTACAGGACGTGTAGGAAACCTTG GCCTTGCCACCTCATTCTTTAATGAGAGGAACATAAATATTACCAAGGATTTGTTGGATCTTCTTGTTGAAGCTAAACAGGAAGTGCCATCTTGGTTAGAAAACATGGCTTATGAACACCACTACAAGGGTAGCAGTCGTGGACGATCCAAAAG TAGTAGATTCAGTGGAGGATTTGGTGCCAGAGACTATCGACAGAGTAGTGGTGGCAGcagttccagcttcagcagcagCCGCGCCAGCAGCAGCCGCAGTGGTGGAGGCGGCCATGGAAGCAGCAGAGGGTTTGGTGGAG GTGGCTATGGAGGCTTTTACAACAGTGATGGATATGGAGGAAATTATAACTCCCAGGGGGTTGACTGGTGGGGTAACTGA
- the DDX3X gene encoding ATP-dependent RNA helicase DDX3X isoform X4 has product MSHVAVENALGLDQQFAGLDLNSSDNQSGGSTASRFYDKDSSGWSSSKDKDAYSSFGSRSDSRGKSSFFSDRGSGSRGRFDDRGRGDYDGIGGRGDRGGFGKYERGNSRWCDKSDEDDWSKPLPPSERLEQELFSGGNTGINFEKYDDIPVEATGNNCPPHIESFSDVEMGEIIMGNIELTRYTRPTPVQKHAIPIIKEKRDLMACAQTGSGKTAAFLLPILSQIYSDGPGEALRAMKENGRYGRRKQYPISLVLAPTRELAVQIYEEARKFSYRSRVRPCVVYGGADIGQQIRDLERGCHLLVATPGRLVDMMERGKIGLDFCKYLVLDEADRMLDMGFEPQIRRIVEQDTMPPKGVRHTMMFSATFPKEIQMLARDFLDEYIFLAVGRVGSTSENITQKVVWVEESDKRSFLLDLLNATGKDSLTLVFVETKKGADSLEDFLYHEGYACTSIHGDRSQRDREEALHQFRSGKSPILVATAVAARGLDISNVKHVINFDLPSDIEEYVHRIGRTGRVGNLGLATSFFNERNINITKDLLDLLVEAKQEVPSWLENMAYEHHYKGSSRGRSKSSRFSGGFGARDYRQSSGGSSSSFSSSRASSSRSGGGGHGSSRGFGGGGYGGFYNSDGYGGNYNSQGVDWWGN; this is encoded by the exons gattctATGATAAAGACAGTTCAGGGTGGAGTTCTAGTAAAGATAAGGATGCATACAGCAGTTTTGGTTCCCGCAGTGATTCAAGAGGAAAGTCTAGTTTCTTCAGTGATCGTGGAAGTGGATCAAGGGGAAG GTTTGATGATCGTGGACGAGGTGACTATGACGGCATTGGCGGCCGTGGTGACAGAGGTGGTTTTGGCAAATATGAACGTGGAAATAGTCGCTGGTGTGACAAATCAGATGAAGATGATTGGTCAAAACCACTCCCACCAAGTGAACGCTTGGAACA AGAACTCTTTTCTGGAGGCAACACTGGGATTAACTTTGAAAAATATGATGACATTCCAGTTGAGGCAACAGGCAACAACTGTCCTCCACACATTGAAAGT TTCAGTGATGTTGAGATGGGAGAAATTATTATGGGAAACATTGAGCTTACTCGTTACACTCGCCCAACTCCAGTGCAAAAGCATGCTATTCCTATTATCAAAGAGAAGAGAGACTTGATGGCCTGTGCCCAAACAG GGTCTGGAAAAACTGCAGCATTTCTCTTGCCCATCTTGAGTCAGATTTATTCTGATGGTCCCGGCGAGGCTCTGAGGGCCATGAAG GAAAATGGAAGATACGGGCGCCGCAAACAATACCCAATCTCTTTGGTGTTAGCACCAACTAGAGAATTGGCTGTACAGATCTATGAGGAAGCCAGGAAA ttttcatACCGATCTAGAGTTCGTCCTTGCGTGGTTTATGGTGGTGCTGATATTGGTCAGCAAATTCGAGACTTGGAACGTGGATGCCATTTGTTAGTTGCGACTCCAGGACGTCTAGTGGATATGatggaaagaggaaaaattgGATTAGACTTCTGCAa GTACTTGGTGTTAGATGAAGCCGATCGGATGTTGGATATGGGGTTTGAACCTCAGATACGTAGAATCGTTGAACAAGATACTATGCCACCAAAGGGAGTTCGCCACACTATGATGTTTAGTGCTACTTTCCCTAAGGAAATACAG atgctTGCTCGTGACTTCTTGGATGAGTATATCTTTTTGGCCGTAGGAAGAGTTGGCTCTACCTCTGAGAACATAACACAGAAAGTAGTTTgggttgaagagtcagacaaacGGTCATTTCTGCTTGATCTTCTAAATGCAACAG GCAAAGATTCACTGACCTTAGTGTTTGTGGAGACCAAAAAGGGTGCGGATTCTCTGGAGGATTTCTTATACCATGAAGGATATGCTTGTACCAGTATCCATGGAGACCGATCTCAGAGAGATAGAGAAGAGGCCCTTCACCAGTTCCGCTCAGGAAAAAGCCCAATTCTCGTGGCTACAGCA gTAGCAGCAAGAGGACTGGACATATCAAATGTGAAACATGTTATCAATTTTGACTTGCCAAGTGATATTGAAGAATATGTACATCGCATTGGCCGTACAGGACGTGTAGGAAACCTTG GCCTTGCCACCTCATTCTTTAATGAGAGGAACATAAATATTACCAAGGATTTGTTGGATCTTCTTGTTGAAGCTAAACAGGAAGTGCCATCTTGGTTAGAAAACATGGCTTATGAACACCACTACAAGGGTAGCAGTCGTGGACGATCCAAAAG TAGTAGATTCAGTGGAGGATTTGGTGCCAGAGACTATCGACAGAGTAGTGGTGGCAGcagttccagcttcagcagcagCCGCGCCAGCAGCAGCCGCAGTGGTGGAGGCGGCCATGGAAGCAGCAGAGGGTTTGGTGGAG GTGGCTATGGAGGCTTTTACAACAGTGATGGATATGGAGGAAATTATAACTCCCAGGGGGTTGACTGGTGGGGTAACTGA
- the DDX3X gene encoding ATP-dependent RNA helicase DDX3X isoform X5: MSHVAVENALGLDQQFAGLDLNSSDNQSGGSTASKGRYIPPHLRNREATKGFYDKDSSGWSSSKDKDAYSSFGSRSDSRGKSSFFSDRGSGSRGRFDDRGRGDYDGIGGRGDRGGFGKYERGNSRWCDKSDEDDWSKPLPPSERLEQELFSGGNTGINFEKYDDIPVEATGNNCPPHIESFSDVEMGEIIMGNIELTRYTRPTPVQKHAIPIIKEKRDLMACAQTGSGKTAAFLLPILSQIYSDGPGEALRAMKENGRYGRRKQYPISLVLAPTRELAVQIYEEARKFSYRSRVRPCVVYGGADIGQQIRDLERGCHLLVATPGRLVDMMERGKIGLDFCKYLVLDEADRMLDMGFEPQIRRIVEQDTMPPKGVRHTMMFSATFPKEIQMLARDFLDEYIFLAVGRVGSTSENITQKVVWVEESDKRSFLLDLLNATGKDSLTLVFVETKKGADSLEDFLYHEGYACTSIHGDRSQRDREEALHQFRSGKSPILVATAVAARGLDISNVKHVINFDLPSDIEEYVHRIGRTGRVGNLAKQEVPSWLENMAYEHHYKGSSRGRSKSSRFSGGFGARDYRQSSGGSSSSFSSSRASSSRSGGGGHGSSRGFGGGGYGGFYNSDGYGGNYNSQGVDWWGN; this comes from the exons AAGGGCGCTATATTCCTCCTCACTTAAGGAACAGAGAAGCTACTAAAG gattctATGATAAAGACAGTTCAGGGTGGAGTTCTAGTAAAGATAAGGATGCATACAGCAGTTTTGGTTCCCGCAGTGATTCAAGAGGAAAGTCTAGTTTCTTCAGTGATCGTGGAAGTGGATCAAGGGGAAG GTTTGATGATCGTGGACGAGGTGACTATGACGGCATTGGCGGCCGTGGTGACAGAGGTGGTTTTGGCAAATATGAACGTGGAAATAGTCGCTGGTGTGACAAATCAGATGAAGATGATTGGTCAAAACCACTCCCACCAAGTGAACGCTTGGAACA AGAACTCTTTTCTGGAGGCAACACTGGGATTAACTTTGAAAAATATGATGACATTCCAGTTGAGGCAACAGGCAACAACTGTCCTCCACACATTGAAAGT TTCAGTGATGTTGAGATGGGAGAAATTATTATGGGAAACATTGAGCTTACTCGTTACACTCGCCCAACTCCAGTGCAAAAGCATGCTATTCCTATTATCAAAGAGAAGAGAGACTTGATGGCCTGTGCCCAAACAG GGTCTGGAAAAACTGCAGCATTTCTCTTGCCCATCTTGAGTCAGATTTATTCTGATGGTCCCGGCGAGGCTCTGAGGGCCATGAAG GAAAATGGAAGATACGGGCGCCGCAAACAATACCCAATCTCTTTGGTGTTAGCACCAACTAGAGAATTGGCTGTACAGATCTATGAGGAAGCCAGGAAA ttttcatACCGATCTAGAGTTCGTCCTTGCGTGGTTTATGGTGGTGCTGATATTGGTCAGCAAATTCGAGACTTGGAACGTGGATGCCATTTGTTAGTTGCGACTCCAGGACGTCTAGTGGATATGatggaaagaggaaaaattgGATTAGACTTCTGCAa GTACTTGGTGTTAGATGAAGCCGATCGGATGTTGGATATGGGGTTTGAACCTCAGATACGTAGAATCGTTGAACAAGATACTATGCCACCAAAGGGAGTTCGCCACACTATGATGTTTAGTGCTACTTTCCCTAAGGAAATACAG atgctTGCTCGTGACTTCTTGGATGAGTATATCTTTTTGGCCGTAGGAAGAGTTGGCTCTACCTCTGAGAACATAACACAGAAAGTAGTTTgggttgaagagtcagacaaacGGTCATTTCTGCTTGATCTTCTAAATGCAACAG GCAAAGATTCACTGACCTTAGTGTTTGTGGAGACCAAAAAGGGTGCGGATTCTCTGGAGGATTTCTTATACCATGAAGGATATGCTTGTACCAGTATCCATGGAGACCGATCTCAGAGAGATAGAGAAGAGGCCCTTCACCAGTTCCGCTCAGGAAAAAGCCCAATTCTCGTGGCTACAGCA gTAGCAGCAAGAGGACTGGACATATCAAATGTGAAACATGTTATCAATTTTGACTTGCCAAGTGATATTGAAGAATATGTACATCGCATTGGCCGTACAGGACGTGTAGGAAACCTTG CTAAACAGGAAGTGCCATCTTGGTTAGAAAACATGGCTTATGAACACCACTACAAGGGTAGCAGTCGTGGACGATCCAAAAG TAGTAGATTCAGTGGAGGATTTGGTGCCAGAGACTATCGACAGAGTAGTGGTGGCAGcagttccagcttcagcagcagCCGCGCCAGCAGCAGCCGCAGTGGTGGAGGCGGCCATGGAAGCAGCAGAGGGTTTGGTGGAG GTGGCTATGGAGGCTTTTACAACAGTGATGGATATGGAGGAAATTATAACTCCCAGGGGGTTGACTGGTGGGGTAACTGA